One window from the genome of Nicotiana sylvestris chromosome 9, ASM39365v2, whole genome shotgun sequence encodes:
- the LOC104222833 gene encoding rust resistance kinase Lr10-like: MALFFLLHLLLIIMVSFAMFGEGANDCKESRCNSDGPSIRFPFRLQHQPQHCGYPGFELSCTNNKTILSTLPNSLILIVEDIDYASQEIRLYYPRSCIVNLLHFNFSASPFLLKHEPFLCNFSIFSPSGISNGDFGSQNCSATSDSGLIALSDSENLEDYPTLLDYKKIEEISSVPCDLGYDQPFWMSWLNPKCGNCGGLGMDCGFKNYSNQLQGTQCFDKPTTKGGFKEPLIAGGVLGFLLLGIIMLALYEFYSSSKIERENQARVEKFLEDYRALRPTRYTYAEIKKITNMFHQQLGEGAYGVVYKGTLSNEIHVAVKVLNDSIGNGEEFINEVAAMGKIHHFNVVRLVGYCADGFRNALVYEYLPNQSLDKLIFPASSKDHITLNWKKLHDIAMGIAKGLEYLHQGCDQQILHFDIKPQNILLDHNLNPKIADFGLAKLCSKEKSGVTMTEARGTMGYIAPEVLSSNFGKASHKSDVYSFGMLLLEMVGGRKNFDAKANNSQVNFSEWIHQRVNEGEELKIRIEEDDDIIIVRKLAIIGVWCIQWNATDRPSIKIVTQMLEGDGSNLTIPPPFTARYTSHLGAGVIACPSREELSEISEQE, from the exons ATGGCCCTCTTTTTTCTCTTGCACTTACTTCTCATAATCATGGTATCCTTTGCTATGTTTGGTGAAGGAGCAAATGATTGCAAAGAGTCTAGGTGCAATAGTGATGGCCCTAGCATTCGTTTCCCCTTCAGGCTTCAACATCAGCCCCAACATTGTGGATATCCTGGCTTTGAGCTATCTTGTACCAACAATAAGACCATACTCAGTACCCTTCCCAATTCACTTATACTAATAGTTGAGGATATTGATTATGCGTCACAGGAGATTAGACTTTATTATCCGAGAAGTTGTATTGTGAACCTATTGCATTTTAACTTTTCAGCATCTCCTTTCCTCTTAAAGCACGAGCCTTTTCTTTGTAACTTTTCCATTTTTAGTCCTTCTGGTATCTCAAACGGTGACTTTGGCTCACAGAATTGCTCTGCCACCTCTGACTCTGGATTAATTGCTCTCAGCGATTCAGAGAATTTGGAAGACTATCCTACTCTTTTAGATTATAAAAAGATTGAGGAAATTTCATCTGTTCCCTGTGATCTAGGATACGATCAGCCCTTCTGGATGAGTTGGTTAAATCCAAAGTGTGGCAACTGTGGAGGTCTTGGAATGGATTGTGGTTTCAAGAACTATAGCAACCAACTGCAGGGAACTCAATGTTTCGACAAACCGACTACAAAAG GCGGATTTAAGGAACCACTGATTGCAG GTGGAGTATTAGGATTTCTTCTTTTGGGAATTATTATGTTGGCACTCTATGAGTTTTATAGCTCAAGCAAAATTGAAAGAGAGAATCAAGCTAGAGTTGAGAAGTTTCTGGAAGACTACAGAGCTCTCAGGCCCACTAGATATACTTATGCAGAGATTAAAAAGATAACAAATATGTTTCACCAACAATTGGGAGAGGGAGCTTACGGGGTTGTTTATAAAGGAACACTTTCTAATGAAATTCATGTTGCTGTAAAAGTTCTCAATGATTCCATAGGAAATGGGGAAGAATTTATTAATGAAGTTGCAGCAATGGGGAAAATCCACCACTTCAATGTGGTTCGCCTCGTTGGCTATTGCGCTGATGGATTCAGAAACGCTCTTGTGTATGAATATTTGCCAAATCAGTCGCTTGACAAACTCATTTTTCCAGCAAGTTCCAAAGATCACATTACCCTTAATTGGAAGAAGCTTCATGATATTGCTATGGGTATAGCTAAAGGACTGGAGTATCTTCATCAAGGATGTGACCAACAAATCCTTCATTTTGATATCAAACCCCAAAATATTCTGTTAGACCATAACTTGAACCCAAAGATTGCTGATTTTGGTCTTGCAAAGTTATGCTCTAAAGAGAAAAGTGGTGTAACCATGACTGAAGCTAGAGGAACCATGGGTTATATTGCACCAGAAGTATTATCCAGCAATTTTGGAAAAGCGTCTCATAAATCTGATGTCTATAGCTTTGGGATGCTGCTACTTGAAATGGTTGGAGGGAGGAAGAATTTTGACGCAAAGGCCAATAATAGCCAAGTGAACTTTTCTGAGTGGATTCATCAACGAGTGAATGAAGGAGAAGAGTTGAAAATCAGGATCGAGGAAGATGATGATATCATAATTGTAAGGAAATTAGCTATTATAGGAGTTTGGTGCATCCAATGGAATGCAACGGATCGACCTTCAATCAAAATTGTTACACAAATGCTAGAAGGAGATGGGAGCAATCTAACTATTCCTCCTCCCTTTACAGCAAGATATACCAGCCACCTAGGAGCTGGAGTGATTGCATGCCCTTCTAGGGAAGAGTTGAGTGAAATATCAGAACAAGAATGA
- the LOC138877253 gene encoding uncharacterized protein translates to MLKQKNLLYNAISGEEYEKISSCETAKEMWDKLDVTYEGTNKVKEIRINLLVREYKLFQIKDGESAKKMFSRFSKILGDLKSFGIIIKSGVQVRKILRILPTNWQPKFIALECQDLDKMSYDELIGVLITFEKTHLDRKIQQKKKNSCLKATMAEPEDKEEEEGEEQDENIVMLSQVVTSMMRKNIYSRRGKPNFRKGRTKNENDRRCYECRKHGHIQVDCPELKKKLSMNLQKKKSFGPWSDEEESDHEKIVNMCFMAIKDDNNEESGELGFMENKGEDEEED, encoded by the coding sequence ATGCTAAAGCAAAAAAATCTACTGTACAATGCTATCAGTGGTGAAGAGTATGAAAAGATCTCAAGCTGTGAAACTGCTAAGGAAATGTGGGATAAATTGGATGTCACATATGAAGGAACCAACAAGGTAAAAGAAATAAGGATAAATCTTTTAGTTCGTGAGTATAAGCTATTTCAAATAAAGGATGGAGAATCAGCAAAGAAAATGTTCTCCAGGTTCAGCAAAATTCTTGGAGATCTAAAATCTTTTGGTATAATAATAAAGAGCGGAGTACAGGTCAGAAAAATTCTCAGAATTCTACCCACAAATTGGCAGCCCAAGTTCATTGCTCTCGAGTGTCAGGATCTTGACAAAATGTCCTATGATGAACTTATAGGTGTTCTAATAACTTTTGAGAAAACTCACTTGGACAGGAAAAttcaacaaaaaaagaaaaatagttgccTCAAAGCAACTATGGCCGAACCAGAAgataaagaagaagaggaaggagAAGAACAGGATGAAAACATAGTCATGCTCTCCCAAGTTGTAACAAGCATGATGAGGAAAAATATATATAGCAGAAGAGGTAAACCAAACTTTAGAAAGGGAaggacaaaaaatgaaaatgatagAAGATGCTATGAATGTAGAAAACATGGACACATTCAAGTTGATTGTCCCGAACTGAAGAAGAAACTCAGCATGAACCTCCAAAAGAAGAAATCCTTTGGACCCTGGAGTGATGAAGAAGAATCTGACCATGAAAAAATTGTAAACATGTGTTTCATGGCCATAAAAGATGACAACAATGAGGAATCAGGAGAGCTTGGATTCATGGAAAACAAAGGAGAAGATGAGGAAGAAGACTGA